From a single Oceanobacillus kimchii X50 genomic region:
- the rpoD gene encoding RNA polymerase sigma factor RpoD, with amino-acid sequence MAEQKPSHMKEEVTETTEVTTLEQAKNRLLEIGKKRGSLAYEEVADGLSNFELEPEQMDEFYEYLEEQGVDVIGESEDDPEMQKIAKEEEFNLNDLSVPLGIKINDPVRMYLKEIGRVNLLSAAEEIDLASRIEEGDEEAKRRLAEANLRLVVSIAKRYVGRGMLFLDLIQEGNMGLIKAVEKFDYRKGFKFSTYATWWIRQAITRAIADQARTIRIPVHMVETINKLIRVQRSLLQDLGREPTPEEIGEEMELGPDKVRDILKIAQEPVSLETPIGEEDDSHLGDFIEDQEAISPSDHAAYELLKEQLEDVLDTLTDREENVLRLRFGLDDGRTRTLEEVGKVFGVTRERIRQIEAKALRKLRHPSRSKRLKDFLD; translated from the coding sequence ATGGCCGAACAAAAGCCTTCGCATATGAAAGAAGAAGTAACAGAAACAACGGAAGTAACTACTTTAGAACAAGCTAAGAATAGACTTTTAGAAATTGGAAAAAAACGCGGTTCATTAGCCTATGAAGAGGTGGCAGACGGTTTATCTAATTTCGAACTTGAACCCGAACAAATGGATGAATTTTATGAGTACCTAGAAGAACAGGGTGTTGATGTGATAGGTGAGTCGGAGGATGACCCCGAAATGCAGAAAATCGCTAAAGAAGAGGAATTTAATCTTAATGATTTAAGTGTACCATTAGGCATTAAAATTAATGACCCTGTTCGAATGTACTTGAAGGAAATTGGTAGGGTAAATCTATTGTCTGCTGCGGAAGAGATCGATCTTGCTTCACGTATTGAAGAAGGCGATGAAGAAGCAAAAAGACGTCTTGCTGAAGCGAACTTACGATTAGTAGTTAGTATAGCTAAACGTTATGTTGGAAGAGGAATGTTGTTCTTGGACCTTATCCAAGAAGGAAATATGGGTCTTATCAAAGCTGTAGAAAAGTTTGATTATCGTAAAGGATTTAAATTTAGTACGTACGCAACATGGTGGATACGTCAAGCAATTACTCGTGCAATAGCTGACCAAGCAAGAACAATTAGAATACCAGTTCATATGGTTGAAACGATTAATAAGTTGATTCGGGTACAAAGGTCTTTACTTCAAGACCTTGGACGGGAACCTACTCCAGAGGAAATTGGAGAAGAAATGGAGCTAGGTCCGGATAAAGTAAGAGATATTCTTAAAATTGCTCAAGAACCAGTATCATTAGAAACACCAATTGGAGAAGAAGACGATTCTCATTTAGGAGACTTTATAGAGGATCAAGAAGCGATATCACCATCAGATCATGCGGCTTATGAATTACTAAAAGAACAATTAGAAGATGTTTTAGATACGCTGACAGATCGAGAAGAAAATGTCCTGCGATTACGATTTGGACTAGATGATGGGCGAACAAGAACATTAGAAGAAGTAGGAAAAGTCTTCGGAGTAACTCGTGAACGAATTCGACAAATAGAGGCTAAAGCACTCCGTAAGTTAAGACACCCAAGTCGAAGCAAGCGTCTTAAAGACTTTTTAGATTAA
- the cccA gene encoding cytochrome c550 has translation MKKNPVIPYAIIAVIGILAVIIISVVGIDQRQAIQDAEENGGEETEQSEEGGGETAGGDGDAVFQNNCAMCHGSDLASGSAPALTEIGSKYSQEEIAQIVQEGIGNMPAQSQVQGEDLEALTQWLSEKQ, from the coding sequence ATGAAAAAAAACCCGGTTATACCATATGCGATTATTGCTGTTATCGGGATCCTTGCTGTAATTATTATTTCAGTAGTTGGAATTGATCAAAGACAAGCTATTCAAGACGCTGAAGAAAATGGTGGGGAAGAAACCGAGCAATCTGAAGAAGGCGGTGGAGAAACTGCTGGAGGAGATGGAGATGCAGTATTCCAAAATAATTGTGCAATGTGTCATGGATCTGATTTAGCTAGTGGATCTGCACCTGCTTTAACTGAAATCGGAAGCAAATATTCTCAAGAAGAAATTGCTCAGATTGTACAAGAAGGTATAGGGAATATGCCAGCTCAATCTCAAGTACAAGGTGAAGATTTGGAAGCATTAACGCAATGGTTAAGTGAGAAACAGTAA
- a CDS encoding NfeD family protein, with translation MDLFDVQWIGFLALFLGTLFLLGEVLVNMRGIFGLLGIGFISVYFTAYLDTDSVLLIVIVYFIGLLLIIIDGKIVNDGTLATLGLGTMIAAVALPQPDLASGLYAVIALLFGTGLSLVFLKVFKRRKMWTKLALMDQLTKEAGYSSLSKEYEDLLETEGEALTDFRPSGTVEINKKHYSAVTGGQWLEKGSKVKVVEVDGTKIRIEKIDYSE, from the coding sequence ATGGATTTATTTGATGTACAATGGATTGGTTTTCTTGCGTTATTTTTAGGAACATTATTCTTATTAGGTGAAGTATTAGTAAATATGCGTGGAATATTTGGTTTATTAGGAATTGGATTTATTTCTGTTTATTTTACAGCTTATTTAGATACAGACTCAGTCTTACTTATCGTTATTGTTTATTTTATTGGTTTATTACTAATAATTATTGACGGGAAAATTGTTAATGATGGAACTCTTGCAACACTGGGTCTTGGTACAATGATTGCTGCTGTAGCGCTACCACAACCAGATTTAGCAAGTGGGTTATATGCAGTTATTGCGCTACTTTTCGGTACAGGATTATCATTGGTATTTTTAAAAGTTTTTAAACGTAGGAAAATGTGGACAAAATTAGCTCTTATGGATCAGTTAACGAAAGAAGCAGGATACAGTTCATTATCAAAAGAGTATGAAGATTTATTAGAAACAGAAGGAGAAGCACTAACAGACTTTAGACCTTCAGGTACAGTTGAGATAAATAAGAAACATTATAGTGCAGTAACTGGCGGACAATGGTTAGAAAAAGGTTCAAAAGTGAAAGTGGTAGAAGTTGATGGAACCAAAATTCGAATTGAAAAAATAGATTATAGTGAGTAG
- a CDS encoding tRNA (adenine(22)-N(1))-methyltransferase, giving the protein MGKRVSLSNRLKKVASYLPENANFADIGSDHAYLAAYVCQNNPNAKAIAGEVNIGPLESAKDTINEYGLQNQIDVRLGDGLEVIRPGEIKQIVIAGMGGSLITSILNQHKEIALEVDRMVLQPNVDAKELRQWLDDHKYLLIMEEIIEEQGHIYEILVAGKDKSIKSPYNDLEKEKQLYFGPYLLQDRNDAFMKKWQIEREKLERIVKQMKQAKQIDHDKINLFTKELEWMREVLNNEKNNMETR; this is encoded by the coding sequence ATGGGTAAGAGAGTTAGTTTATCAAATCGTTTAAAAAAAGTAGCATCTTATCTTCCTGAAAATGCGAACTTTGCTGATATTGGATCAGATCATGCATATTTAGCTGCATATGTTTGCCAGAACAACCCAAATGCTAAAGCAATTGCCGGGGAAGTCAATATTGGCCCTTTAGAAAGTGCGAAAGATACAATTAACGAATATGGACTGCAAAATCAAATCGATGTTCGTTTAGGAGATGGTCTAGAAGTTATTAGACCAGGGGAAATCAAACAAATTGTAATTGCAGGTATGGGTGGGTCGTTAATTACATCTATACTAAATCAGCATAAAGAAATTGCTTTAGAAGTGGATAGAATGGTGTTACAGCCTAATGTAGATGCTAAAGAATTACGCCAGTGGTTAGATGATCACAAATATCTGTTGATAATGGAAGAAATTATAGAAGAACAAGGTCATATTTATGAGATTTTAGTTGCAGGGAAGGACAAATCAATTAAATCTCCTTATAATGATCTGGAAAAAGAAAAGCAATTATACTTTGGTCCATACTTATTACAAGACAGAAATGATGCATTTATGAAAAAATGGCAGATAGAGAGAGAGAAATTAGAACGTATAGTTAAACAGATGAAGCAAGCAAAACAGATCGATCACGATAAAATTAATCTATTTACAAAAGAATTGGAATGGATGCGGGAGGTCTTAAACAATGAAAAAAACAACATGGAAACACGCTGA
- a CDS encoding DUF2624 domain-containing protein produces the protein MSFFIKEMVKSKVRNLTVGELLHYSKQYNFHITEHQARQIINYLRTNSPDPFKASDRDRMFHELSSITDPQTAQQAQALMDEVIQSYGLGHLFN, from the coding sequence ATGTCATTTTTTATTAAAGAAATGGTTAAAAGTAAAGTACGCAATTTGACGGTTGGTGAGTTACTACATTACAGCAAACAGTATAATTTTCACATAACTGAACACCAAGCAAGACAAATCATTAACTATTTGAGAACCAATTCCCCTGATCCATTTAAAGCAAGTGACCGTGATCGTATGTTTCATGAATTATCTTCGATTACAGATCCACAGACAGCGCAACAAGCTCAAGCTTTAATGGATGAAGTTATTCAATCTTACGGATTAGGACATCTCTTTAATTAA
- a CDS encoding superoxide dismutase, producing MAKFELPELPYAYDALEGQADLQSKSVEELISNLDAVPESAKTAVRNNGGGHANHSLFWKLLSPNGGGEPTGELADKINAKFGSLDKFKEEFATAAAGRFGSGWAWLIVNNGELEITSTPNQDSPLMDGKTPILGLDVWEHAYYLKYQNKRPEYISAFWNVVNWDQVAKNYEEAK from the coding sequence ATGGCAAAATTTGAATTACCTGAATTACCATATGCATATGATGCATTGGAAGGACAGGCAGATCTTCAAAGTAAGTCTGTAGAAGAATTAATAAGCAATCTCGATGCAGTCCCTGAAAGTGCAAAAACTGCAGTACGCAACAACGGTGGCGGACATGCTAACCACAGTCTATTTTGGAAGTTACTATCACCAAATGGTGGCGGTGAGCCAACAGGTGAATTAGCTGATAAAATTAATGCTAAATTTGGCTCATTAGACAAATTCAAAGAAGAATTTGCAACAGCTGCAGCAGGACGTTTCGGTTCTGGCTGGGCATGGCTAATTGTTAACAACGGAGAACTAGAAATTACAAGCACACCAAATCAAGATTCACCATTAATGGATGGTAAAACTCCAATTTTAGGACTTGATGTTTGGGAACATGCTTATTACCTTAAGTATCAAAATAAACGCCCAGAATACATTTCAGCATTCTGGAATGTAGTTAATTGGGATCAAGTAGCGAAAAACTACGAAGAAGCTAAGTAA
- a CDS encoding DEAD/DEAH box helicase — protein MKFEDLQLNPIVNDVIERLKFKKPTEIQEKVIPAIIKGDSVVGQSRTGSGKTHAFLLPLFHKLESDRNEVQFVITAPTRELATQLYDEVRNIITLADKTNEWNAKLLVGGTDKQKMTDKLKTPPHIIVGTPGRILDLVKSGAVSIYSAKSFVVDEADLMLDLGFIEEVDQLLVRSKQDIQLLVFSATIPQRLQHFFKKYINNPLIIKINEHFSPEKMEHRLIRKKHRNEAEIIWEISQSINPYLTLIFTNGKKQANELADELLEYGLEVGVIHGGLTPRERKRVLKEIQNLRYQYVVATDLAARGIDIKGVSHVINAQIPKEEAFYIHRVGRTARAGLEGTAISIYDDNDLLLIQRLEQKGLIFEFVEVKNGEWKTDPSWNERQRRQQVDTSIDKEAWKRVSKQKKVKPGYKKKQKRQQQEIKRQLTKRKKK, from the coding sequence ATGAAATTTGAAGATTTACAATTAAACCCCATTGTAAATGATGTTATTGAGCGATTAAAATTTAAAAAACCTACAGAAATTCAGGAAAAAGTTATTCCTGCTATAATAAAAGGTGATAGTGTAGTAGGACAATCTCGCACAGGATCTGGTAAAACGCATGCATTTTTATTACCTCTTTTTCACAAATTAGAAAGTGATAGAAATGAAGTTCAGTTTGTGATAACCGCACCTACTAGAGAGCTAGCAACGCAATTATATGATGAAGTAAGAAATATAATTACCCTAGCTGATAAGACGAATGAATGGAATGCAAAGTTACTAGTTGGTGGTACAGATAAACAAAAAATGACAGATAAATTAAAGACACCCCCTCATATTATTGTAGGAACACCAGGTAGAATTTTAGATCTTGTTAAAAGTGGAGCTGTGTCTATATATTCAGCAAAATCTTTTGTTGTTGATGAGGCAGACTTAATGTTAGATCTTGGATTTATTGAAGAAGTCGATCAATTATTAGTTCGATCGAAACAAGATATTCAGTTGCTTGTTTTTTCTGCAACTATTCCACAACGGCTACAGCATTTTTTCAAAAAGTATATAAATAATCCATTAATTATAAAAATTAATGAACACTTTTCACCAGAAAAAATGGAGCATAGATTAATTCGAAAAAAACATCGAAATGAAGCTGAAATTATTTGGGAAATTTCTCAGTCCATAAATCCGTACCTTACACTTATATTTACAAATGGTAAAAAACAAGCAAATGAACTTGCAGATGAATTATTAGAATATGGATTAGAAGTAGGAGTTATTCATGGAGGTTTAACCCCTAGAGAAAGAAAACGAGTTTTAAAGGAAATTCAAAATCTTAGATATCAATACGTTGTGGCTACTGATTTAGCTGCGAGAGGAATTGATATTAAAGGTGTTAGCCATGTTATAAACGCTCAAATTCCAAAAGAAGAAGCTTTTTATATTCATCGAGTTGGTAGAACTGCTAGAGCTGGTTTAGAAGGAACAGCCATAAGTATATATGATGACAATGATTTGTTATTAATTCAACGATTAGAGCAAAAAGGCTTAATATTTGAATTTGTAGAAGTAAAAAATGGAGAATGGAAAACAGATCCTTCGTGGAATGAACGACAACGTCGTCAACAAGTAGATACTTCCATCGATAAAGAGGCTTGGAAACGAGTATCTAAACAGAAAAAAGTAAAACCTGGTTATAAGAAGAAGCAAAAACGCCAACAACAAGAGATTAAACGACAATTAACTAAAAGAAAGAAAAAGTAG
- a CDS encoding Nif3-like dinuclear metal center hexameric protein, whose product MKKTTWKHADFFQAMDVWAPKHLAYDWDNVGLQIGTYNAITSRVLITLDVTEKVVDEAIEKGINLIIAHHPLLFQPLKQINMDTPKGRTVQKLIKNDITVYASHTNLDAADGGVNDMLAKELKLIHPTPLVSVYNEKNYKVVIYVPTSHLEKIRQTFADSGAGHIGNYSHCTFQSPGQGTFKPLNGTNPYIGEENKITHVDEYKVETIVPESKLSDVIMSILHAHPYEEPAYDIYALENETTDFGIGRIGNLTEPSTLDSFIQTVKTQFQLEGIRISGNKDKIIKRVAILGGSGERYVSHAMRQKADVYITGDMTFHMAQEAAEMGLTVIDAGHYIEKIMKYYTKQTLAQTMNLDKDFIEISEINTDPFQFV is encoded by the coding sequence ATGAAAAAAACAACATGGAAACACGCTGATTTTTTTCAAGCAATGGATGTTTGGGCACCGAAACATTTAGCCTATGATTGGGATAATGTAGGTCTACAAATAGGAACTTATAACGCTATTACGAGTAGGGTTCTTATTACATTAGATGTTACTGAAAAAGTCGTAGATGAAGCAATAGAAAAGGGCATAAATTTAATTATTGCGCATCATCCACTCTTATTTCAGCCATTAAAACAAATTAATATGGATACACCTAAGGGAAGAACAGTTCAAAAACTAATAAAGAATGATATTACTGTATACGCATCTCATACGAATTTAGATGCAGCAGATGGCGGAGTTAATGATATGTTAGCTAAAGAGTTAAAACTTATTCATCCAACGCCATTAGTTTCAGTATATAATGAGAAGAATTATAAAGTAGTTATTTATGTTCCAACAAGCCACTTGGAAAAGATTCGACAAACATTCGCTGATTCTGGAGCAGGTCATATTGGAAATTATAGTCATTGTACATTCCAAAGTCCGGGGCAAGGGACATTTAAGCCATTGAATGGTACTAATCCATACATTGGGGAAGAAAATAAAATAACACATGTTGACGAATATAAAGTTGAAACAATTGTTCCTGAAAGTAAACTTTCAGATGTTATAATGTCAATTCTCCATGCGCATCCTTATGAAGAACCCGCTTATGATATTTATGCTTTAGAAAATGAAACTACAGATTTTGGAATTGGTCGTATAGGCAACTTAACAGAGCCAAGCACATTAGATTCTTTTATTCAAACGGTAAAAACTCAATTTCAGCTCGAAGGAATCCGTATTTCAGGAAATAAAGATAAAATAATTAAACGAGTAGCTATTTTAGGAGGAAGTGGCGAAAGATATGTTTCCCATGCTATGCGTCAAAAAGCAGATGTGTATATCACTGGAGATATGACTTTTCATATGGCTCAGGAAGCAGCTGAAATGGGATTAACTGTTATAGATGCTGGACATTATATTGAAAAAATTATGAAATATTATACAAAACAAACGTTAGCACAAACAATGAATTTGGACAAAGATTTTATAGAGATATCTGAAATAAATACTGATCCATTTCAGTTTGTATAG
- a CDS encoding deoxyribonuclease IV codes for MVKIGSHVSMNGKKMLLGSSEDAALYGANTFMIYTGAPQNTRRKPIEELNIEAGKEHMEANGIQDIVVHAPYIINIGNSIKPATFELGVNFLKNEIDRTEALGAKQIVLHPGAHVGEGAEKGIPKIIEGLNEVLDPNSTVQIALETMAGKGSEIGRTFEELAQIIDGVTHNDRLSICMDTCHIHDAGYNVVEDFDGVLEHFDKIIGIDRLKVIHVNDSKNEQGAHKDRHENIGFGYIGFDALHKVVHHPQLSDLPKILETPFVGMDKKNKKPPYKHEIEMLKEGNFDNQLKDKILEA; via the coding sequence ATGGTAAAGATTGGTTCACACGTTTCAATGAATGGCAAAAAAATGTTACTAGGCTCAAGTGAAGATGCTGCTCTATATGGAGCAAATACCTTTATGATATATACAGGAGCCCCTCAAAATACAAGAAGAAAACCTATAGAAGAGTTGAATATTGAAGCAGGGAAAGAACATATGGAAGCTAATGGAATTCAAGATATTGTTGTACATGCACCATATATAATAAATATTGGTAATTCTATCAAGCCTGCGACTTTTGAGTTGGGAGTTAATTTTTTAAAAAATGAAATTGATCGTACAGAGGCATTAGGTGCTAAACAAATTGTACTTCATCCAGGAGCACACGTTGGAGAAGGTGCTGAAAAAGGAATTCCGAAAATAATTGAAGGTTTAAATGAAGTTCTAGATCCAAATAGTACTGTCCAAATAGCATTAGAAACGATGGCTGGAAAAGGTTCTGAAATAGGACGTACGTTTGAAGAATTAGCTCAAATTATTGATGGAGTAACTCACAATGACCGTCTATCTATTTGTATGGATACATGTCATATTCACGATGCGGGTTACAATGTAGTAGAAGATTTTGATGGAGTATTAGAGCATTTTGATAAGATCATTGGTATAGATAGATTAAAAGTTATCCATGTGAATGATAGTAAAAATGAGCAAGGTGCCCATAAAGACCGTCATGAAAATATTGGCTTTGGTTATATCGGCTTTGATGCTTTACACAAAGTAGTTCATCACCCACAATTATCAGATCTACCTAAGATTTTGGAAACACCATTTGTAGGTATGGATAAGAAAAATAAAAAACCTCCTTATAAACATGAAATAGAAATGTTAAAAGAAGGTAATTTTGATAATCAATTAAAAGATAAAATATTGGAAGCGTAA
- a CDS encoding Na/Pi cotransporter family protein: MDIDVQTLLIEFIGGLGIFLLGIKYMGDGLQKSAGDRLRDILDRFTSNPFLGVLAGIIVTVLIQSSSGTTVLTVGLVNAGYMTLRQAIGVIMGANIGTTVTAFIIGIDLGEYALLIMALGAFLLFFFKKPIVNAAGQAVFGFGSLFFGLELMSSGMSPLRSLEAFHELTVSMSETPILGVVIGTVFTLIVQSSSATIGILQGLYSEGAIELGAALPVLFGDNIGTTITAIIASIGASVAAKRAALTHVTFNLIGATVFLLLLIPFTNYVAFLQDWLNLNPEMTIAFGHGSFNIANTIVQFPFIAALAWFVTKLIPGDDTIIEYKPMHLDPIFIQQSSSLALDQAKAEVVRMGSYAHKGLEETHLYVTTQNEKNSEMALQVEGALNNLDRKITDYLVEIASTSLSEVESAEHTALMNTVRDIERIGDHFENILELIDYKMSNKVILTDQAMEDLNNMFDLTAMTVKQAIESLELKDREAALEVIQKEDQIDKMERKFRKSHIIRMNEGLCNGSAGIVFVDIISNLERIGDHAVNIAENVLGE, translated from the coding sequence GTGGATATCGATGTACAAACACTATTAATTGAATTTATCGGAGGTTTAGGAATATTCCTGCTAGGTATTAAATACATGGGTGATGGTTTACAAAAATCAGCAGGCGATCGTCTTCGAGATATTCTGGATCGCTTTACAAGCAATCCGTTTCTAGGAGTACTCGCTGGTATAATTGTTACTGTACTTATACAAAGTAGCTCCGGAACAACAGTATTAACTGTTGGGCTGGTAAATGCAGGTTATATGACTTTAAGACAGGCTATTGGGGTAATTATGGGTGCCAATATCGGTACTACAGTAACTGCATTTATAATTGGTATTGATTTAGGTGAATATGCATTGCTTATAATGGCTCTTGGTGCTTTCTTATTATTCTTCTTTAAGAAACCAATCGTCAATGCAGCAGGACAAGCTGTATTTGGTTTTGGTTCCCTCTTCTTTGGTTTAGAATTAATGAGTAGTGGAATGTCGCCACTTCGCTCTTTAGAAGCGTTTCATGAACTTACTGTATCAATGAGCGAAACTCCAATCTTAGGAGTAGTAATTGGAACGGTATTTACATTAATTGTTCAAAGTTCATCTGCAACAATAGGGATATTACAAGGATTATATTCTGAAGGTGCAATTGAATTAGGCGCTGCTCTACCAGTATTATTTGGGGATAACATAGGAACAACAATAACTGCAATTATTGCTAGTATTGGTGCATCTGTAGCTGCAAAAAGAGCGGCATTAACTCACGTAACTTTTAATTTAATAGGAGCAACTGTCTTCTTATTACTGTTAATACCATTTACAAATTATGTTGCATTTTTACAGGATTGGCTCAATCTAAATCCAGAAATGACAATTGCTTTCGGGCATGGAAGTTTTAATATTGCTAATACAATTGTACAATTTCCATTTATAGCAGCTCTTGCCTGGTTTGTAACTAAACTTATACCTGGTGATGACACAATCATTGAATATAAACCAATGCACTTAGATCCAATATTCATCCAACAATCTTCATCTTTAGCATTGGATCAAGCAAAAGCTGAAGTTGTAAGAATGGGTAGCTATGCGCATAAAGGTCTTGAAGAAACACATTTATATGTGACAACACAAAATGAAAAGAATTCTGAGATGGCGTTGCAAGTTGAAGGTGCCTTAAATAATCTAGATAGAAAAATCACGGATTATTTAGTTGAAATTGCGTCAACATCTTTATCAGAAGTTGAAAGTGCTGAGCACACTGCTCTTATGAACACTGTACGAGACATTGAACGTATAGGTGATCATTTTGAGAATATATTGGAATTGATTGATTACAAAATGTCAAACAAAGTAATTTTAACAGACCAAGCTATGGAAGACTTAAATAATATGTTTGATTTGACTGCTATGACAGTAAAACAGGCAATTGAATCATTAGAACTTAAAGATAGAGAAGCAGCACTAGAAGTTATTCAAAAAGAAGATCAAATTGATAAAATGGAGCGCAAATTCCGTAAAAGTCACATCATTCGTATGAATGAAGGTCTATGTAACGGATCAGCAGGGATTGTCTTTGTTGATATTATTAGTAACCTTGAAAGAATTGGCGACCATGCTGTGAATATTGCAGAGAATGTATTAGGTGAATAG
- a CDS encoding SCP2 sterol-binding domain-containing protein, producing the protein MGEIEKLVEELENQLKINPEIVNEIESVVKVSLKDTKEEYILFLKGKNPYVTQEKINNVDCLIQIDTKDFIKLANNKLNTTMAYMTGKLKVKGNIAIALKLQEILQKYNAN; encoded by the coding sequence ATGGGGGAGATAGAGAAATTAGTAGAAGAATTAGAAAATCAATTAAAGATTAATCCGGAGATTGTGAATGAAATTGAAAGTGTTGTAAAAGTGTCTTTAAAAGATACAAAGGAAGAGTATATTCTCTTTCTAAAAGGAAAAAATCCTTATGTTACTCAAGAAAAAATAAATAACGTAGATTGTCTGATTCAAATAGATACAAAAGATTTCATTAAACTTGCAAACAACAAATTGAATACGACTATGGCTTATATGACGGGAAAATTAAAGGTGAAAGGTAATATCGCTATAGCACTTAAATTACAGGAAATACTTCAAAAATATAATGCAAATTAA
- a CDS encoding MFS transporter produces the protein MFQQINNYYQKHKIENRDLVILLLIGGLYSGGIFLSNTFVNVYIWKQSGELITIANYNLASYIFQALAFVWAGKLSKAIDRILILRVGILFLCLFFVCVLFIGELAAYYNFILGCLIGIGYGFFWLAFHVMTFEITEPDTRDMFNGVFGILSSFAGMVGPLLAGFIIANMVDDVGYNVIFGISFLLFACAVIASFFIVRKGSKGLFAIKHIAKERKRNKNWKRVLHSHFFQGLREGIFGFYITIWVFLVTNSELALGTFNMFLSGLSIVFYLIAAKYIKPHLRKKSILVGGLLLFASIFIIIFEVNYTLLMVYAVVIGVAYPILNVPFVSMTFDVIGKAYKAAEMRVEYIVIREIFLNLGRALSITVFILAIIFFEEEQIIPTLLIVFGAGHLVIYFLIKNIHIGTKKPKEILIKEQITDEKKR, from the coding sequence ATGTTCCAACAAATAAACAATTATTATCAAAAACATAAAATTGAAAATCGTGACTTAGTTATTCTTTTATTGATTGGTGGATTATATTCAGGAGGTATTTTCTTATCTAATACATTTGTTAACGTTTATATCTGGAAACAATCTGGAGAATTAATAACAATAGCTAATTATAATTTAGCTAGTTATATTTTCCAGGCACTTGCGTTTGTATGGGCAGGGAAGTTATCCAAAGCCATTGATCGCATACTTATTTTACGCGTTGGTATACTATTTCTTTGCCTATTTTTTGTTTGTGTCTTGTTTATTGGGGAGTTGGCAGCTTATTATAACTTTATACTAGGGTGCTTAATCGGTATTGGTTACGGATTTTTTTGGTTAGCATTTCATGTTATGACTTTTGAAATTACGGAGCCGGATACAAGAGATATGTTCAATGGCGTGTTCGGCATTTTAAGTTCATTTGCAGGTATGGTTGGCCCATTATTAGCTGGCTTTATCATTGCGAATATGGTAGATGATGTCGGATATAATGTAATCTTTGGAATTTCTTTTCTGTTGTTCGCTTGTGCAGTGATCGCGAGTTTTTTCATCGTAAGAAAAGGGTCAAAGGGATTATTTGCTATAAAGCATATAGCAAAAGAAAGGAAAAGAAACAAAAATTGGAAAAGGGTTTTACATTCTCATTTTTTTCAAGGATTAAGAGAAGGTATTTTTGGGTTTTATATCACAATTTGGGTGTTTCTCGTTACAAATAGTGAACTCGCCCTTGGGACGTTTAATATGTTTTTATCCGGTTTATCGATTGTCTTTTATCTAATTGCAGCAAAATATATTAAACCACATTTAAGGAAAAAATCGATATTAGTAGGTGGATTGTTATTATTTGCTTCCATATTTATCATCATTTTTGAAGTGAATTATACATTATTGATGGTATATGCTGTAGTTATAGGGGTTGCCTATCCAATCTTGAATGTACCATTTGTTTCGATGACTTTTGATGTAATTGGAAAAGCATACAAAGCTGCTGAAATGCGTGTGGAATATATAGTTATACGAGAAATCTTCTTAAATTTAGGCAGAGCATTATCGATAACTGTTTTTATACTAGCGATTATATTTTTTGAAGAAGAACAAATTATCCCAACTTTGCTGATTGTTTTTGGAGCTGGTCACCTTGTTATTTATTTCCTCATTAAAAATATCCATATAGGAACCAAAAAACCAAAAGAAATTTTAATAAAAGAGCAAATTACAGACGAAAAAAAACGTTAA